A DNA window from Bacteroides cellulosilyticus contains the following coding sequences:
- a CDS encoding TonB-dependent receptor: MEKSKLLAFALALLSIGNVCAEEVDTLKIVDVEEVLIIAAPKENRKLRELPNAVTLLSQQDMQAAQVNSIKNLTALVPNIFIPDYGSRLTSAVYIRGIGSRINTPSVGLYVDNIPYIDKSAFDFNYSDIERIDVLRGPQGTLYGRNAMGGLIKVHTKSPFSYQGTDFRIGAGTHNQYNTSVTHYHRMNERFAFSAGGFYEYEGGFFRNAALNNKKVDKGQSAGGRIRAIYLPSDNWKLDFNVSYEYGDQGGYPYGLYNKETGDVAKTAYNDESSYYRNLLNAGLNVEYQAQNFTLSAVTGYQHLKDRMFLDQDFTASDTYTLEQKQRINTISEEIVMKSKSNRRWQWATGVFGFYQWLNTTAPVTFKEDGMAMMNKMLGSVIPPLIEVPMSPVMNMNIMPSLKVTSTRLPINGDFKTPLLNGALFHQSTFRDLFSIDGLSFTAGLRLDYEKMKMDYNSGTAMDYTVGITGQMMQNGQPVRDPIIMMPETALTVESCYEGSISKDYLQLLPKFALQYDFRDNAGNVYATVSKGYRSGGYNIQMFSDLLQSSLRNDMMKQSKEAIMPNVPDNFKDLVDGFLPDGGKNPDARAATVYKPEQTWNYEIGTHLNLFQNRLRADAALFWLETRDQQISRFAQSGLGRETVNAGKSRSLGAEISLMGAVTTNFTLTASYGYTYATFKDYITTNSKLEEISYNGNYVPFVPKHTLSLGGQYIFRINPGHWLDRIQLNANYTGAGRIYWTEQNDVSQAFYGTLNGRLSLQKGNGQIDFWVRNALDKDYAAFYFESMGNGFMQKGRPIQAGIELRCRF, encoded by the coding sequence ATGGAGAAGAGTAAATTGTTAGCCTTTGCCCTGGCACTCCTGTCGATAGGGAACGTATGTGCAGAGGAAGTGGATACCCTGAAAATAGTGGACGTTGAAGAAGTCCTGATCATTGCAGCACCTAAAGAAAACCGTAAGTTGCGCGAGCTGCCCAATGCCGTCACCCTGCTTTCGCAACAAGACATGCAGGCTGCACAAGTGAACTCAATCAAAAACCTGACCGCACTTGTACCCAATATATTTATTCCCGACTACGGTTCGCGACTGACATCTGCCGTCTACATTCGTGGTATCGGTTCTCGCATCAATACTCCCTCCGTAGGGCTCTATGTTGACAATATACCTTATATAGATAAATCCGCATTCGATTTCAATTATTCCGACATCGAGCGTATTGATGTGCTGCGCGGTCCGCAGGGTACACTGTACGGACGAAATGCGATGGGTGGACTTATTAAAGTACATACCAAATCTCCTTTCTCTTATCAAGGTACTGACTTCCGGATAGGGGCAGGTACACACAATCAATACAATACTTCCGTCACTCACTATCACCGGATGAATGAGCGCTTTGCATTCTCGGCTGGAGGATTTTATGAATACGAAGGCGGTTTCTTCCGCAATGCAGCGCTCAACAATAAAAAGGTAGATAAAGGGCAGTCTGCCGGTGGACGTATCCGCGCCATCTACTTGCCCAGCGATAATTGGAAGCTCGACTTTAATGTAAGTTATGAATATGGTGACCAGGGCGGTTACCCGTATGGACTCTACAATAAAGAAACCGGAGATGTAGCCAAAACGGCTTACAATGATGAAAGTAGCTATTACCGCAACCTGCTGAATGCCGGACTTAATGTAGAGTACCAGGCACAGAATTTCACACTCAGTGCCGTAACCGGATATCAGCATCTAAAGGATCGTATGTTTCTGGATCAGGATTTCACAGCCTCAGATACGTATACACTGGAACAGAAACAACGCATCAATACCATCAGTGAAGAAATTGTAATGAAAAGCAAGAGCAACCGGCGTTGGCAATGGGCAACAGGTGTCTTCGGATTCTATCAATGGCTGAATACTACTGCCCCCGTCACATTCAAGGAAGATGGTATGGCGATGATGAACAAGATGCTGGGTAGCGTAATTCCTCCACTAATAGAAGTACCGATGAGCCCGGTGATGAATATGAATATCATGCCATCATTAAAAGTAACCAGCACACGTTTGCCCATCAACGGAGATTTCAAAACACCACTTCTGAATGGAGCCCTGTTTCACCAATCCACATTCAGAGATCTATTTAGTATCGACGGATTATCATTCACTGCCGGACTTCGCCTGGATTATGAGAAGATGAAGATGGATTATAACTCCGGCACAGCAATGGATTACACCGTAGGCATTACAGGTCAGATGATGCAGAACGGACAGCCTGTTCGTGATCCTATAATAATGATGCCGGAAACAGCCCTGACTGTAGAATCCTGCTACGAAGGTTCCATCAGCAAAGATTATCTGCAACTACTTCCGAAGTTCGCCTTGCAATATGACTTCCGGGATAATGCCGGAAATGTATATGCTACCGTCAGCAAAGGTTATCGCTCGGGAGGATATAACATTCAGATGTTCTCCGACCTTCTACAATCCAGTTTGCGCAACGATATGATGAAGCAATCTAAAGAAGCAATCATGCCCAATGTTCCGGACAACTTCAAAGATTTGGTAGATGGTTTCCTACCCGATGGCGGTAAGAATCCGGATGCCCGGGCTGCCACCGTATATAAACCGGAACAAACCTGGAACTATGAAATAGGTACTCACCTAAACCTTTTCCAAAACCGTCTGCGTGCCGATGCCGCCCTGTTCTGGCTTGAAACGCGCGACCAGCAGATTTCCCGCTTCGCCCAGAGCGGACTTGGACGCGAGACGGTAAATGCAGGAAAGAGCCGCAGCTTGGGAGCAGAAATATCTCTGATGGGTGCAGTTACCACTAACTTTACCCTGACTGCAAGCTATGGTTATACTTATGCCACATTCAAAGATTACATAACAACCAACAGTAAATTAGAAGAAATAAGTTACAACGGCAACTATGTTCCTTTCGTTCCGAAGCACACTCTGAGCCTGGGCGGACAATACATTTTCCGCATCAACCCGGGACATTGGCTGGACCGTATTCAACTTAATGCCAACTACACCGGTGCAGGACGTATCTATTGGACCGAGCAGAATGATGTCAGCCAAGCCTTCTACGGCACATTGAACGGACGCCTCAGCCTGCAAAAAGGCAACGGACAGATTGACTTCTGGGTTCGCAATGCACTGGATAAAGACTACGCTGCCTTCTACTTTGAAAGCATGGGCAACGGATTCATGCAGAAAGGCCGCCCCATACAGGCGGGAATCGAACTACGTTGCAGGTTCTGA
- a CDS encoding helix-turn-helix transcriptional regulator codes for MVAPEIAIADSNTLSCMGLQSLLEEIIPMAVIRVFSSFEELMDDTPDMYAHYFVSAQIYFEHTAFFLPRKPKTIVLANGDNQPQLAGIPTLNIYQDEKTLIRNILQLHQFGHKGGHPHSHPHGHPHGATAHPCGNPHADSEHDLSPREIEVLVLITKGLINKEIADKLNISLTTVISHRKNITEKLGIKSVAGLTIYAVMHGYVEADRI; via the coding sequence ATGGTAGCTCCCGAAATAGCAATTGCTGACTCCAACACCTTATCATGTATGGGATTGCAAAGCCTTCTGGAAGAAATTATCCCGATGGCCGTCATCCGTGTATTCAGTTCGTTCGAGGAACTGATGGACGATACCCCCGATATGTACGCGCATTATTTTGTTTCAGCACAGATATATTTTGAGCATACCGCTTTTTTCCTACCGCGCAAGCCCAAGACCATTGTATTGGCAAACGGTGACAATCAGCCTCAGCTGGCAGGAATACCGACCTTGAATATTTATCAGGACGAGAAAACACTGATCAGAAACATCCTGCAACTGCATCAGTTCGGACACAAAGGCGGACATCCTCATAGCCACCCCCACGGACATCCCCACGGTGCAACAGCGCATCCGTGCGGTAATCCTCATGCCGACAGCGAACATGATCTCTCTCCCCGCGAAATAGAAGTACTGGTACTGATAACCAAAGGACTTATCAATAAAGAAATAGCCGATAAACTGAATATCAGCCTGACTACCGTCATCTCCCACCGAAAGAATATTACGGAGAAGCTGGGCATTAAATCAGTGGCCGGACTAACGATTTATGCTGTAATGCACGGATACGTCGAAGCAGACCGTATCTAA
- the lpdA gene encoding dihydrolipoyl dehydrogenase, with amino-acid sequence MKYDIAIIGGGPAGYTAAERAAANGLQTVLFEKKAIGGVCLNEGCIPTKTLLYSAKLWDNMKGASKYGISVPDGSSFDMKKIIDRKDKIVKKLTGGVKMTVSSYGAVIVPQEAVIMGEADGRFQLSAAGEVYEVTYLLVCTGSDTLIPPIKGLSEIDYWTSKEALEITTLPRSLVIIGGGVIGMEFASFFNSMGVQVHVVEMMPEVLGAMDKETSGMLRSEYQKRGVNFHLNAKVIEVGKEGVTIEKEGKTALIEAEKVLVSVGRKANLSQVGLDKLNIELLRNGVKVDEHMQTSHPRVYACGDITGRSMLAHTAIRESEVAVNHILGVEDRMNYDCVPGVVYTNPEVAGVGKTEEELKVSGISYHVQKLPMAYSGRFVAENELVNGLCKLILDDDDRVIGCHMLGNPVSELIVLAGLAVQHGYTVEEFQKTVFPHPTVGEIFHETLFA; translated from the coding sequence ATGAAATATGATATAGCTATCATCGGCGGTGGCCCTGCCGGATATACGGCAGCTGAAAGAGCGGCTGCAAACGGGCTGCAAACTGTTTTGTTTGAAAAGAAAGCTATTGGCGGTGTTTGTCTCAATGAGGGGTGTATCCCTACCAAAACTCTACTCTATTCCGCCAAGTTGTGGGACAATATGAAAGGCGCGTCCAAGTATGGCATCTCTGTGCCCGACGGTTCGTCATTCGATATGAAAAAGATTATCGACCGTAAAGATAAGATTGTGAAAAAGCTGACTGGTGGTGTGAAGATGACGGTCAGTTCGTACGGTGCTGTTATTGTGCCGCAGGAAGCCGTTATTATGGGTGAGGCGGACGGACGTTTCCAACTTTCGGCTGCCGGCGAAGTATATGAAGTAACCTATCTGTTGGTATGTACAGGTTCCGATACATTGATCCCTCCCATTAAAGGATTATCTGAAATTGATTATTGGACATCAAAGGAAGCATTGGAGATCACAACTTTGCCCCGTTCACTTGTCATTATCGGTGGTGGTGTTATCGGGATGGAATTCGCCTCTTTTTTCAATAGCATGGGTGTGCAGGTGCATGTTGTTGAAATGATGCCCGAAGTATTGGGCGCCATGGATAAGGAAACCAGTGGCATGCTACGTTCAGAATATCAGAAGCGTGGGGTTAATTTCCATTTGAATGCCAAAGTAATTGAAGTCGGCAAAGAGGGTGTCACTATTGAAAAAGAAGGTAAGACTGCACTTATCGAAGCCGAAAAGGTACTCGTCAGTGTGGGTAGGAAAGCTAACTTGTCCCAGGTCGGTTTGGATAAACTGAACATTGAACTGCTGCGCAACGGTGTGAAGGTGGATGAGCATATGCAGACTTCCCATCCTCGTGTTTATGCCTGTGGCGACATCACCGGGCGTTCTATGCTGGCACATACTGCCATTCGTGAAAGTGAAGTTGCTGTCAATCATATCCTGGGAGTGGAAGACCGTATGAATTACGATTGTGTACCCGGTGTGGTGTATACCAATCCCGAAGTAGCGGGAGTCGGTAAGACTGAGGAAGAACTGAAAGTATCCGGTATCAGTTATCATGTACAGAAGTTACCGATGGCCTATTCCGGTCGTTTTGTAGCCGAGAATGAATTGGTGAACGGGCTATGTAAGTTGATATTGGACGATGATGATCGGGTGATAGGCTGCCATATGCTGGGAAACCCTGTTTCCGAATTGATTGTTCTTGCCGGACTTGCCGTGCAGCACGGATATACGGTGGAAGAGTTTCAAAAGACTGTTTTTCCGCATCCGACGGTCGGTGAAATCTTCCATGAAACTTTGTTTGCGTAA
- a CDS encoding biotin/lipoate A/B protein ligase family protein — MFCIDNRCTDIYFNLAAEEYLLKQKRGNFFMLWQSEPSVVIGKHQSVAAEADERFLDEKGITLARRFSGGGAVYHDRGNINLSFIETVKQPDFVYYLQQVVDFLEKVGISAYADQRLGIYVDERKISGSAQCIHKDRVMYHCTLLFSTDLDTLNAALNGDPDAESRLPGSRTMRAVPSVRSEVVNIKEFLSEPMDVKRFMHLLFHSFVDDDDNRIYRFSAGDMEAIERLKAEKYSCKEWIYHKSALTFT; from the coding sequence ATGTTCTGTATTGATAATCGCTGCACGGATATCTATTTTAATCTGGCAGCAGAAGAGTATTTGTTGAAGCAGAAGCGAGGTAACTTCTTTATGCTTTGGCAGTCGGAACCTTCCGTAGTGATAGGGAAACATCAGAGTGTGGCAGCGGAAGCGGACGAGAGGTTTCTGGATGAAAAGGGAATAACCCTGGCACGCCGTTTCTCCGGTGGAGGGGCTGTATATCATGACCGGGGAAACATTAACCTGAGTTTTATTGAAACCGTAAAACAACCGGACTTTGTATATTACCTGCAACAGGTTGTCGATTTCCTCGAAAAGGTAGGCATCTCAGCTTATGCTGACCAGCGTTTGGGCATTTATGTGGATGAACGGAAAATATCAGGTAGTGCGCAGTGTATACACAAAGACCGTGTGATGTATCATTGTACTTTGTTGTTTTCCACTGATCTGGATACATTGAATGCGGCATTGAATGGCGATCCGGATGCGGAAAGCCGTCTACCGGGCTCTCGTACTATGCGTGCAGTACCTTCCGTACGGAGTGAAGTTGTTAATATAAAAGAGTTTTTGTCCGAACCCATGGACGTCAAACGTTTCATGCATTTGCTCTTTCACTCCTTTGTGGATGATGACGATAACCGGATTTACCGCTTCTCTGCCGGAGATATGGAAGCCATCGAACGGTTGAAAGCGGAAAAGTATTCCTGCAAAGAGTGGATATATCATAAATCCGCATTAACTTTTACTTAA
- a CDS encoding dihydrolipoamide acetyltransferase family protein gives MSRFEIKMPKLGESITEGTIISWSVQVGDIIKEDDVLFEVNTAKVSAEIPSPVEGKVVEILFKEGDTVAVGTVVAIVDIGGENSGDEGVAVVSKTASEETPQVKTVKTEEERWYSPVVLQLAREAGIQPEELDTISGTGYQGRVSKKDIKSYIVRKQSGGTTTAQSAAKPSPQPVASVAPQPVATAPAQSSAKLAATPEVQRTTPASGTFSAEGVEVKEMDRVRKVIADHMVMSKHTSPHVTNVVEVDVTKLVKWRDKNKDAFFRREGVKLTYMPAITEAVAKALAAYPQVNVSVEGYNILFKKHINVGIAVSLNDGNLIVPVVRDADRLNLNGLAVAIDSLALKARDNKLMPDDISGGTFTITNFGTFKSLFGTPIINQPQVAILGVGYIEKKPAVIETPEGDVIAIRHKMYLSLSYDHRVVDGSLGGNFLYFIKDYLENWKE, from the coding sequence ATGTCAAGATTTGAAATAAAGATGCCCAAATTGGGTGAAAGTATAACCGAAGGTACCATCATCTCATGGTCGGTACAAGTAGGAGACATCATCAAGGAAGATGATGTGTTATTTGAAGTAAATACCGCTAAAGTCAGTGCCGAAATACCGTCTCCGGTAGAAGGTAAAGTCGTGGAAATTTTATTTAAGGAAGGAGACACCGTGGCTGTGGGTACGGTGGTGGCTATTGTCGATATCGGAGGTGAGAACTCCGGGGATGAGGGTGTTGCGGTTGTTTCTAAGACTGCCTCTGAGGAAACTCCTCAAGTCAAGACTGTAAAAACGGAAGAAGAGCGTTGGTACTCGCCTGTAGTTCTTCAGTTGGCTCGTGAGGCCGGCATTCAGCCTGAAGAACTGGATACTATTTCGGGTACCGGATATCAGGGGCGGGTGAGCAAGAAGGACATCAAGAGTTACATTGTCCGGAAACAAAGTGGTGGTACCACCACGGCGCAATCTGCTGCTAAGCCAAGTCCGCAACCTGTTGCAAGCGTTGCACCGCAACCGGTAGCTACAGCACCTGCCCAGTCGTCTGCTAAACTTGCTGCAACTCCTGAAGTACAACGTACTACACCTGCTTCCGGCACATTCTCAGCAGAAGGTGTTGAAGTAAAAGAGATGGATCGTGTACGTAAGGTGATAGCCGACCACATGGTAATGTCCAAACATACTTCCCCACACGTAACCAATGTTGTGGAAGTGGATGTAACGAAACTTGTGAAGTGGCGCGATAAGAATAAAGATGCTTTCTTCCGTCGTGAGGGAGTGAAACTTACTTATATGCCTGCCATCACAGAAGCTGTGGCGAAGGCACTGGCTGCTTACCCGCAAGTGAATGTATCGGTAGAGGGATATAATATCTTGTTCAAGAAACATATCAATGTCGGTATTGCCGTTTCTTTGAATGATGGCAATCTGATTGTTCCGGTGGTTCGTGATGCCGATCGTCTGAACCTGAACGGACTTGCCGTAGCCATTGATTCACTGGCACTCAAGGCTCGTGATAATAAGCTGATGCCCGATGATATTTCCGGTGGCACTTTTACGATTACGAACTTCGGTACATTCAAGTCTTTGTTCGGTACACCTATCATCAATCAGCCTCAGGTGGCTATCCTGGGAGTAGGATACATCGAGAAAAAGCCTGCCGTAATAGAGACCCCGGAAGGAGATGTGATTGCCATCCGTCATAAGATGTATCTGTCCCTTTCTTATGACCATAGAGTCGTGGATGGTTCATTAGGTGGCAACTTCCTCTATTTTATTAAAGATTATCTGGAAAACTGGAAAGAATAA
- a CDS encoding thiamine pyrophosphate-dependent enzyme encodes MKKYNIKTTDVELLKKWYYLMTLGRALDEKAPAYLLQSLGWSFHAPYAGHDGIQLAIGQVFTKGEDFLFPYYRDMLTALSAGMTAEELILNGISKATDPGSGGRHMSNHFAKPEWHIENISSATGTHDLHAAGVARAMVYYDHKGVVITSHGESASSEGFVYEAVNGASLERLPVIFVWQDNGYGISVPKKDQTAARKVADNFSGFKNLKIIHCNGKDVFDSMNAMTEAREYALLNRNPVIVHANCVRIGSHSNSDKDTLYRDENELAYVKEADPLLKFRRMLLRYKRLTEEELKEIEEKAKKDLAAANRKALTAPDPDPKTIFNYVLPEPYEPEKYKDGTHRETEGEKKFFVTAINETLKAEFRHNPDTFIWGQDVANRDKGGVFNVTKGMQQEFGEARVFSAPIAEDYIVGTANGMSRFDPKIRVVIEGAEFADYFWPAVEQYVECTHEYWRSNGQFVPNVTLRLASGGYIGGGLYHSQNLEGALATLPGARIVCPSFADDAAGLLRTSIRSRGFTLFIEPKALYNSVEAATIVPDDFEVPFGKARIRRGGSDLSIITYGNTTHFCLNVAERLEKEGGWSVEVIDIRSLIPLDKETIYESVKKTSKALIVHEDKVFGGFGGEIAASIGTDLFRYLDAPVQRVGSTFTPVGFNPILERAILPGADRIYEAAKKLLEY; translated from the coding sequence ATGAAAAAGTACAATATAAAAACCACAGATGTGGAACTGCTGAAGAAGTGGTATTACTTGATGACGCTGGGGCGTGCGCTTGATGAAAAAGCGCCCGCTTACCTGTTGCAGTCCCTTGGCTGGTCCTTTCACGCTCCATATGCCGGGCATGACGGGATACAGTTGGCCATCGGACAGGTATTTACCAAAGGAGAAGACTTCCTTTTCCCTTACTACCGTGATATGCTGACTGCCCTTTCCGCCGGAATGACAGCGGAAGAGCTTATACTGAATGGTATCTCCAAAGCTACTGATCCGGGAAGTGGCGGACGCCACATGTCCAATCACTTTGCCAAACCCGAATGGCATATCGAGAATATATCCTCGGCTACAGGTACGCATGATCTTCATGCAGCCGGTGTGGCACGTGCAATGGTATATTATGACCATAAAGGAGTCGTTATTACTTCACACGGCGAATCTGCCTCCTCCGAAGGCTTTGTCTACGAAGCTGTCAATGGTGCCAGCCTTGAACGCCTGCCCGTTATTTTTGTATGGCAGGATAATGGATATGGTATATCTGTTCCGAAGAAAGACCAGACGGCAGCCCGTAAAGTGGCGGATAACTTCTCCGGATTCAAGAATCTGAAGATTATCCATTGTAATGGAAAAGATGTGTTCGACTCCATGAATGCCATGACTGAGGCCCGTGAGTATGCATTGCTGAACCGGAATCCGGTAATCGTACATGCCAATTGTGTCCGTATCGGTTCCCATTCCAACTCTGACAAAGACACTTTGTACAGGGATGAAAACGAACTGGCTTATGTGAAAGAAGCTGATCCGTTGCTGAAGTTCCGCCGGATGCTGTTACGTTACAAGCGTCTCACCGAGGAAGAGCTGAAAGAAATAGAGGAGAAAGCAAAGAAAGATCTGGCTGCTGCCAATCGTAAGGCGTTGACGGCTCCCGATCCCGATCCTAAAACCATTTTCAACTATGTATTGCCGGAACCTTACGAACCGGAAAAATATAAAGATGGGACACATCGTGAGACAGAAGGAGAGAAGAAATTCTTTGTAACTGCCATCAATGAGACGCTGAAAGCAGAGTTCCGCCATAATCCTGATACCTTCATTTGGGGGCAGGATGTTGCCAATCGGGATAAAGGGGGCGTGTTCAACGTGACGAAAGGTATGCAACAGGAATTCGGCGAAGCTCGTGTATTCAGTGCACCTATCGCCGAAGATTATATTGTCGGCACAGCAAATGGCATGAGCCGTTTTGATCCTAAAATCCGGGTAGTGATAGAAGGTGCGGAGTTTGCCGACTATTTCTGGCCTGCCGTAGAACAATATGTGGAATGTACCCATGAGTATTGGCGCAGCAACGGACAGTTCGTTCCTAATGTAACTTTACGTCTGGCTTCCGGTGGTTATATCGGTGGTGGACTCTATCACTCACAAAATCTGGAGGGTGCTTTGGCTACTCTGCCCGGAGCGCGGATTGTTTGTCCATCCTTTGCTGATGATGCTGCCGGACTGCTCCGTACAAGTATACGCTCCCGTGGGTTTACGCTGTTTATTGAACCGAAAGCATTGTATAATTCCGTAGAAGCAGCTACCATCGTCCCTGATGATTTTGAAGTTCCTTTTGGGAAAGCGCGTATTCGTCGTGGGGGCAGTGATCTGAGTATTATCACCTATGGTAATACAACGCATTTCTGCCTGAATGTTGCCGAACGTTTGGAAAAAGAAGGTGGCTGGAGTGTGGAAGTGATCGATATCCGTTCTTTGATACCGTTGGATAAAGAAACCATTTATGAGTCTGTGAAGAAGACCAGTAAAGCCCTGATTGTTCATGAAGATAAAGTCTTTGGTGGCTTCGGCGGTGAGATAGCAGCCAGTATTGGTACAGACTTATTCCGTTACCTGGATGCACCGGTGCAGCGTGTAGGTTCTACCTTTACTCCTGTAGGTTTTAATCCGATATTGGAACGTGCCATTCTGCCGGGTGCAGATAGAATTTATGAAGCAGCCAAGAAGCTGTTGGAATATTAA
- a CDS encoding flavodoxin: MKEIGLFYAMNAAKTSHIAEKIREKLGHKEVEMIMIEKAWQNDFQAYDKLIVGASTWFDGELPTYWDEMIPEIESLDLKDKKVALFGLGDQIGYPDNFVDGLGILAAAFEKAGAVLVGFTSAEGYSFNHSRALRDGKWCGLVIDIENQSKLTDKRITDWCERLKKEF; this comes from the coding sequence ATGAAAGAGATAGGATTATTTTATGCAATGAATGCTGCCAAGACTTCTCATATCGCAGAGAAGATACGTGAGAAGCTCGGACATAAAGAAGTGGAAATGATTATGATAGAAAAAGCTTGGCAGAATGATTTCCAGGCTTATGATAAACTGATAGTAGGTGCTTCTACCTGGTTTGATGGTGAATTGCCCACCTATTGGGATGAGATGATACCGGAGATAGAAAGCCTCGATCTGAAAGATAAGAAAGTTGCTCTCTTCGGGCTTGGTGACCAAATCGGGTATCCCGATAATTTTGTTGACGGCCTGGGAATACTGGCTGCTGCCTTTGAAAAGGCAGGGGCTGTTCTTGTCGGATTTACGTCTGCCGAAGGTTATTCATTTAACCATTCAAGAGCTTTGAGGGATGGTAAATGGTGTGGACTGGTGATTGATATAGAGAACCAGTCGAAGCTGACGGATAAACGTATAACGGATTGGTGTGAACGGTTGAAGAAAGAATTCTAA
- a CDS encoding NAD(P)/FAD-dependent oxidoreductase: MIQEYQLRVLPEVAANEQRLKEYLVQEKGLNVRDITATRILKRSIDARQRTIFVNLTVRVYLNEMPKDDEYQPTIYKNVEGKPQVIVVGAGPGGLFAALRLIELGLRPIIVERGKNVRDRKKDLAQISREHTVNPESNYSFGEGGAGAYSDGKLYTRSKKRGNVDKILNVFCQHGASTAILVDAHPHIGTDKLPRVIENMRNTILECGGEVHFETRMEALIIEGDEIKGIETHTGQTILGPVILATGHSARDVYRWLAANQVEVEAKGIAVGVRLEHPSELIDQIQYHNKNGRGKYLPAAEYSFVNQVDGRGVYSFCMCPGGFVVPAASGPQQIVVNGMSPSNRGSRWSNSGMVVELRPEDLEDEGLKIENRGTAMQDDSVTYPQLSMMYFQEALEYNCWQQGNMRQTAPAQRMQDFTHKKLSYDLPESSYAPGLISSPLHFWMPPFITERLSKGFQQFGRYSHGFLTNEAVMIGVETRTSAPVRIIRDRETLQHVRVKGLFPCGEGAGYAGGIVSAGIDGERCAEAVAGYFNL; this comes from the coding sequence ATGATACAAGAATACCAACTACGTGTGCTCCCCGAAGTGGCAGCCAACGAGCAACGACTGAAAGAATACCTCGTACAAGAAAAAGGATTGAATGTACGTGACATCACCGCTACGCGAATATTAAAGCGCAGCATCGATGCCCGGCAACGAACCATCTTCGTCAACCTGACTGTACGGGTATATCTGAACGAAATGCCCAAAGACGATGAATACCAGCCTACTATCTATAAGAATGTAGAAGGAAAACCGCAGGTTATTGTCGTAGGTGCCGGTCCAGGCGGACTGTTTGCTGCTCTGAGATTAATAGAGCTGGGACTCCGCCCTATCATCGTAGAGCGTGGAAAGAATGTACGCGACCGAAAAAAAGACTTGGCTCAGATCAGCCGGGAACATACTGTGAACCCGGAATCTAATTATAGTTTCGGTGAAGGAGGTGCAGGTGCTTATTCGGATGGAAAGCTTTATACCCGTAGCAAAAAACGCGGGAATGTGGACAAAATACTGAATGTATTCTGCCAGCATGGTGCCTCTACAGCTATATTAGTGGATGCACATCCGCATATCGGAACGGATAAACTACCGCGTGTGATAGAGAATATGCGGAACACCATTCTCGAATGTGGCGGAGAAGTGCACTTTGAGACACGTATGGAGGCGTTGATTATCGAAGGAGACGAGATAAAAGGTATCGAAACCCATACAGGACAAACAATTCTGGGTCCGGTGATTCTGGCAACAGGACATTCGGCGCGGGATGTGTACCGTTGGTTGGCTGCCAATCAAGTGGAGGTTGAAGCTAAAGGTATTGCAGTCGGTGTACGTTTGGAGCATCCTTCAGAATTGATCGACCAAATACAGTATCATAACAAGAACGGGCGGGGTAAATATCTGCCTGCCGCCGAATATAGTTTTGTGAATCAGGTAGACGGACGAGGAGTATACAGTTTCTGTATGTGCCCGGGTGGGTTCGTTGTACCTGCCGCCAGCGGTCCGCAACAGATTGTAGTGAACGGAATGAGTCCCAGTAACCGTGGCTCTCGTTGGAGCAATTCGGGAATGGTCGTTGAGTTAAGGCCGGAAGATCTGGAAGACGAAGGATTGAAGATAGAAAATAGAGGAACAGCTATGCAGGATGATAGTGTTACCTATCCCCAACTCAGCATGATGTACTTTCAGGAGGCATTGGAATATAATTGCTGGCAACAAGGCAATATGCGACAAACAGCACCTGCACAGCGGATGCAGGATTTTACACACAAAAAGCTGAGTTATGATCTACCGGAAAGTTCGTATGCTCCGGGACTGATATCTTCTCCCCTACACTTCTGGATGCCACCGTTCATTACAGAACGACTCAGCAAAGGATTCCAACAATTCGGACGATACAGTCACGGTTTCCTGACCAATGAAGCAGTAATGATTGGCGTAGAGACACGTACCTCCGCACCCGTACGAATCATAAGAGATAGGGAAACTTTGCAGCATGTAAGAGTAAAAGGCTTGTTCCCATGCGGAGAAGGAGCAGGATATGCAGGTGGTATTGTTTCTGCCGGTATTGACGGGGAACGATGCGCGGAAGCGGTAGCCGGTTATTTCAATCTATAA